The following coding sequences are from one Chloroflexota bacterium window:
- the nrfD gene encoding polysulfide reductase NrfD, whose product MDLQILVDALMMFVFFFGRVGIPLLLVLTIGYWIERKLRDGKPAEEPRRPRPAWFKFITRELDALPAWLPAMAMFAVIGVAAGIYRLVVGLGASTNLNQAYPWGLWIGFDLFMVAFSGGAFTLATLVYIFQMHHFHAAIRPTVLTGLLGYISVLVILFMDLGRWDRFYHFVIYPNINSALFEVSWCILLYTTVLVSEFSPVILERIGSKRRLAFVKSITIPLVIIGSTLSTLHQSSLGSLFVIISERLHPLWYSPIIPLQFYISSIAAGLAMVVGGATVSFWVFKRSLKQKLVGDLASFLPWVLGVYLVLKLGELLTMGEIEMLWTSGIYSVMYAAELIIGVAIPIVYFALKRVQASRMLSLIGAAFVLFGILLNRFDVAWFALRSVEGYTYWPSPIELAIQVGVFAGIITVYTLVGHYLPLFEGTLKREEEEKPAAQEVLQTQHA is encoded by the coding sequence ATGGATCTGCAAATTCTGGTTGACGCGCTCATGATGTTCGTGTTCTTTTTCGGGCGTGTCGGCATACCCCTTTTGCTCGTCTTGACCATCGGATACTGGATCGAACGCAAACTGCGCGACGGCAAGCCCGCCGAAGAACCCCGGCGACCGCGACCGGCGTGGTTCAAATTCATCACGCGCGAACTCGACGCGCTGCCCGCGTGGCTGCCCGCCATGGCGATGTTCGCGGTGATTGGCGTCGCCGCCGGAATTTATCGCTTGGTCGTCGGACTCGGCGCATCCACGAACTTGAACCAGGCGTACCCCTGGGGCTTGTGGATCGGTTTCGATCTGTTCATGGTCGCGTTCTCCGGCGGCGCGTTCACGCTCGCGACGTTGGTGTACATTTTCCAGATGCACCACTTTCACGCGGCGATTCGACCAACCGTACTGACCGGTCTGCTGGGTTACATTTCGGTGTTGGTGATTCTATTCATGGACCTGGGTCGCTGGGACCGCTTCTATCACTTTGTCATCTACCCGAACATCAACTCGGCATTGTTCGAAGTCAGTTGGTGCATCCTGCTCTACACGACCGTGCTCGTGTCCGAGTTCAGCCCGGTCATCTTGGAACGCATCGGATCAAAGCGGCGGCTTGCGTTCGTCAAAAGCATTACCATCCCGCTCGTCATCATCGGTTCGACGCTTTCGACGCTCCACCAATCGTCGCTTGGTTCGCTGTTCGTAATCATCAGCGAACGACTCCACCCATTGTGGTATTCGCCGATCATCCCGCTCCAGTTCTACATCTCTTCAATCGCCGCGGGCTTGGCGATGGTCGTCGGCGGCGCGACGGTAAGTTTCTGGGTGTTCAAGCGCAGTCTCAAACAAAAACTCGTCGGCGATCTCGCGTCGTTCCTGCCCTGGGTGCTCGGCGTGTATCTCGTGCTCAAACTGGGCGAGTTGTTGACGATGGGCGAAATCGAAATGCTTTGGACGAGCGGCATCTACAGTGTGATGTACGCGGCAGAGTTGATCATCGGCGTCGCGATCCCAATCGTGTACTTTGCGCTCAAGCGCGTGCAAGCCAGTCGGATGCTCTCGCTCATCGGCGCGGCGTTCGTCCTGTTCGGCATCTTGTTGAATCGCTTCGACGTGGCGTGGTTCGCACTCCGCTCGGTCGAGGGCTATACCTACTGGCCCAGCCCGATTGAACTCGCGATTCAAGTCGGCGTGTTCGCCGGCATCATCACGGTCTACACACTCGTCGGACACTATCTGCCGTTGTTTGAAGGCACACTGAAACGCGAAGAAGAAGAAAAACCCGCGGCGCAAGAAGTACTGCAAACACAACACGCGTAA
- a CDS encoding 4Fe-4S dicluster domain-containing protein has translation MSMTRRDFLKVAGASVALLGIGAKTAPSFVSAPQNHVPISPRASKATLVDLSKCVGCKQCQLACQKKNNLPQDTRTTILSASALSVVEMRNVLVNEKPKNQPVKRQCMSCVNPSCVAACTVGALQKTPEGPVVYDENRCIGCRYCMYACPFGVPTFEWSKQLSLIRKCNGCADLQAKGQAPACVQACPANALSYGDRTELLTIANERVYSAKSAYVKHVYGEREIGGTAVMYISAIPFEQLGFPVLPEEAPAEINATIMHSTPTVAAGMAMALSGVYWLVKKRNEMELAPIVANDENGGH, from the coding sequence ATGAGTATGACCAGACGTGATTTTCTCAAAGTCGCCGGCGCCAGCGTTGCCCTGCTTGGCATCGGTGCCAAGACGGCACCCAGCTTTGTGAGCGCACCACAAAACCACGTTCCAATTTCGCCGCGTGCCAGCAAAGCCACGTTGGTAGACCTGAGTAAATGTGTCGGTTGCAAACAGTGTCAATTGGCATGTCAAAAGAAAAACAATTTGCCCCAAGACACCCGCACGACCATTTTGAGCGCGAGCGCGTTGTCCGTCGTCGAAATGCGGAACGTGCTCGTGAACGAAAAACCCAAGAACCAACCGGTCAAGCGACAATGTATGAGCTGTGTCAATCCGAGTTGCGTTGCCGCGTGCACCGTCGGCGCGTTGCAGAAAACCCCGGAGGGTCCGGTTGTGTACGACGAGAACCGCTGCATCGGTTGCCGATACTGCATGTACGCGTGTCCGTTCGGCGTGCCGACGTTCGAGTGGAGCAAGCAACTCTCGCTCATTCGCAAGTGCAACGGGTGCGCGGATTTGCAAGCCAAGGGGCAAGCGCCGGCATGTGTGCAAGCGTGTCCGGCAAACGCACTTTCGTACGGTGACCGCACGGAGTTATTAACCATCGCAAACGAACGCGTGTACTCTGCCAAGAGCGCGTATGTGAAACACGTTTACGGCGAGCGCGAGATTGGCGGCACAGCCGTGATGTACATCTCGGCGATCCCGTTCGAGCAATTGGGTTTCCCCGTGTTGCCCGAAGAGGCGCCGGCGGAAATCAACGCGACGATCATGCACTCGACGCCGACGGTCGCGGCAGGAATGGCGATGGCATTGAGTGGCGTCTACTGGCTCGTCAAGAAACGCAATGAGATGGAATTAGCGCCCATCGTTGCCAATGACGAGAATGGAGGTCACTAA
- a CDS encoding PD40 domain-containing protein → MSCGPSDTALSTFSKPTPTRDTTSILMSATAQASRVVYTSDRDRCFYFDIYTMNADGTDVRRLTENLADDKTPAWSPDGERIAFASDRDGNYEIYVMNADGSNVTRLTNAPGFDWQPTWSPDGARIAFASDRDGNWNIYVMNANGSNVARLTDNPTYDWQPAWSPDGKYLAFTSDRDGRWEIYTLSTATGELKRITHPPFDARDPAWSPDGQYLAFTSTRDRAWEIYMMNADGAGVRRLTKSLAINQSPSWSADGARILYESDSEIVAIDLGNLRRVNLTSSLASNAQPSCSCAPKKK, encoded by the coding sequence ATGTCGTGCGGACCAAGCGACACGGCTCTCTCCACATTTTCTAAACCTACCCCCACGCGTGATACCACGAGTATCCTGATGTCGGCAACCGCGCAAGCGAGCCGCGTCGTTTACACCTCAGATCGCGATCGCTGTTTCTACTTTGATATTTACACGATGAACGCGGACGGGACGGACGTGCGACGTCTCACCGAAAATCTCGCGGACGATAAAACGCCTGCCTGGTCGCCCGACGGCGAACGCATCGCGTTTGCTTCCGACCGCGATGGCAACTATGAAATCTATGTGATGAACGCGGACGGCTCGAACGTCACGCGATTGACGAACGCCCCAGGATTCGATTGGCAACCGACCTGGTCGCCGGACGGCGCGCGTATCGCATTCGCCTCCGACCGCGACGGCAACTGGAACATTTACGTGATGAACGCGAACGGGTCGAACGTCGCGCGGCTTACCGATAATCCCACCTACGATTGGCAACCCGCGTGGTCGCCCGACGGCAAATACCTGGCGTTCACTTCCGACCGCGATGGACGTTGGGAAATCTACACATTGAGCACCGCGACGGGTGAGCTCAAACGCATCACGCATCCGCCCTTCGATGCGCGCGACCCGGCATGGTCGCCCGATGGTCAGTACCTCGCATTCACCTCGACGCGCGATCGCGCGTGGGAAATTTACATGATGAATGCCGATGGAGCGGGCGTGCGGCGACTTACCAAAAGTCTAGCGATCAATCAATCGCCGAGTTGGTCCGCCGACGGCGCGCGGATTCTCTACGAGTCCGATTCGGAGATTGTCGCGATTGACCTGGGAAATTTGCGACGCGTGAATTTGACGAGCAGTCTAGCGTCCAACGCCCAGCCCTCGTGCTCGTGCGCGCCGAAGAAAAAATAA
- a CDS encoding response regulator transcription factor — MSKIRVLMADDHAILREGLRALLSYYNDIEVVGEAEDGAQAIARVNELSPDVVLMDIAMPGMNGVEATRIIRQRHPETRVLVLTQHEDRQYVLPLLQAGASGYVSKRALGNDLIGALRVVARGETFLYPSAATAVVEELRHQEGNGSVTESITPRELEILQHIVLGETNSQIASALSISVKTVEWHRANLMSKLGAHTVADLVRYALEHGLTEKSN; from the coding sequence ATGTCGAAAATTCGCGTGCTGATGGCGGATGATCACGCAATCCTGCGCGAGGGCTTGCGCGCGTTGCTGAGTTACTATAACGATATCGAGGTCGTCGGCGAGGCGGAAGACGGCGCGCAAGCAATTGCGCGCGTGAACGAATTGTCGCCGGATGTCGTGCTGATGGACATTGCGATGCCGGGGATGAATGGCGTCGAAGCGACGCGCATCATCCGCCAGCGCCATCCCGAGACGCGCGTGCTCGTGCTCACGCAACACGAAGATCGGCAGTACGTGCTGCCGTTGCTCCAAGCCGGCGCATCGGGGTACGTCTCCAAGCGCGCGCTCGGCAACGATTTGATCGGCGCGTTACGCGTCGTCGCGCGCGGCGAAACGTTTTTGTATCCCTCGGCGGCAACCGCGGTCGTCGAAGAATTGCGGCATCAAGAAGGCAATGGCTCCGTGACGGAATCCATCACGCCGCGCGAGTTGGAAATTTTGCAACACATCGTGCTCGGCGAAACCAATTCGCAAATCGCGTCCGCGCTTTCGATCAGCGTCAAAACCGTCGAGTGGCATCGCGCGAATTTGATGAGCAAGTTGGGCGCGCACACCGTTGCGGACTTGGTGCGCTACGCGCTGGAACATGGCTTGACCGAAAAAAGCAATTGA
- a CDS encoding HAMP domain-containing protein, producing the protein MNDRSTETETSLVKRILEFSASIGLSTKIGILVVIGTFSMIGLFAYLGTAALSDNTQRNLQERVVLAQMSASYVDALLDHIENVLTYTASEDYWSDTARANVYLDQAYQRLNFVASHVFLVDTKGHVLASKPESNAKISFGDFPPVMTALNGTPFSVAHVAQSANGQPPFIVAASPIRNASNKVSGALVIALNFSGAKIRAFTHPIGLGESGYMDLVDLSGRILASTREGRVDGDSDHGFSLMGMIRDHRPSVSACHDCHTQSTANAGPRAEVLAFAPLERAQWGMTVRQSEEEVFSSTRTLQMRIFALLVVMLVGALAMAYLTTRSVIRPVQALTAATRRITAGDLNSPLKTFGHDEVGVLARAFDEMRVRLRHSHEEIQAWNRELDARVQERTAAYEAAARENRRLYAELQHKEHLRGELLHRVISAQEDERKRIARELHDETSQGLSALMVGMDTIPMALAQDAQKANVYLKRTKSIAEGLLKNIHRIIADLRPTLLDDLGLVPAIGWYGEQRLEPLGIQVCIEEVGQPARLPPVVETSFFRIAQEALTNIARHAQATRVRVRVKHERGWVTLTICDNGRGFDPSNLDVSNSPGLGLGLRGMQERAEILGGTFELQTTPGEGTLIFVRVPAPMEEAIHVENSRADGG; encoded by the coding sequence ATGAACGACAGATCAACTGAAACTGAAACTTCCCTCGTCAAACGAATCCTGGAATTCAGCGCGAGCATCGGGTTGAGCACCAAGATCGGCATCTTGGTTGTCATCGGCACCTTTTCGATGATCGGTCTCTTTGCGTACCTCGGCACGGCGGCGTTGAGCGACAACACCCAACGCAACCTGCAAGAGCGCGTCGTCCTCGCGCAAATGTCCGCGAGCTACGTGGACGCGTTGCTCGATCACATTGAAAACGTCCTTACGTATACCGCTTCCGAAGATTATTGGTCCGACACCGCTCGCGCCAACGTGTACCTCGACCAGGCGTACCAACGTTTGAATTTTGTCGCGTCGCACGTCTTCCTCGTGGACACCAAAGGTCACGTCTTGGCATCCAAGCCGGAGAGCAACGCCAAAATTTCGTTCGGCGATTTTCCGCCGGTCATGACCGCGCTCAACGGCACACCCTTTTCCGTCGCGCACGTCGCGCAATCCGCCAACGGACAGCCGCCATTCATCGTCGCCGCGTCGCCGATTCGCAACGCGTCGAACAAAGTGAGCGGCGCGCTCGTCATCGCGCTGAATTTTTCCGGCGCGAAAATTCGCGCGTTCACGCACCCGATCGGTTTGGGTGAATCCGGCTACATGGATCTGGTGGATTTGAGCGGACGCATTTTGGCGAGCACGCGCGAAGGTCGCGTGGACGGCGATAGCGATCACGGTTTCAGTTTGATGGGGATGATTCGCGATCATCGTCCCTCGGTTTCGGCGTGCCACGATTGCCACACGCAATCCACCGCGAATGCCGGACCCCGCGCCGAGGTGCTCGCCTTCGCGCCGCTCGAACGCGCGCAGTGGGGCATGACCGTGCGCCAGAGTGAAGAAGAAGTGTTCAGCTCGACGCGCACCCTGCAGATGCGCATCTTTGCCTTGCTCGTCGTGATGTTGGTCGGCGCGCTCGCGATGGCGTACTTGACGACGCGCAGCGTCATTCGCCCAGTGCAAGCACTGACCGCCGCGACGCGGCGCATCACCGCCGGCGATTTGAACTCGCCGCTTAAAACCTTCGGGCATGACGAGGTTGGCGTGCTGGCGCGCGCGTTCGACGAGATGCGCGTGCGTTTGCGCCACTCGCACGAAGAAATCCAAGCGTGGAATCGCGAGCTGGACGCGCGCGTGCAAGAACGCACCGCGGCGTACGAAGCGGCGGCGCGCGAAAATCGGCGGCTCTACGCGGAACTGCAACACAAGGAACACTTGCGCGGCGAGTTACTGCATCGCGTCATTTCCGCGCAAGAAGACGAACGCAAACGCATCGCGCGCGAACTGCACGACGAAACGAGCCAGGGTCTTTCGGCGTTGATGGTCGGCATGGATACGATTCCGATGGCGCTCGCACAGGACGCGCAAAAAGCGAACGTGTATCTCAAGCGCACCAAATCCATCGCCGAAGGATTGTTGAAAAACATTCACCGCATCATCGCCGATCTGCGCCCCACACTGCTCGACGATTTGGGTTTGGTGCCGGCAATCGGCTGGTACGGCGAACAACGCTTGGAGCCGCTCGGCATTCAAGTCTGCATCGAAGAAGTGGGACAGCCGGCGCGTTTGCCGCCGGTCGTGGAGACGTCGTTCTTTCGCATCGCGCAAGAGGCGCTCACGAACATCGCGCGCCACGCCCAGGCAACGCGGGTTCGGGTGCGCGTGAAACACGAACGCGGCTGGGTCACGCTCACCATTTGCGATAACGGGCGCGGGTTCGATCCAAGCAACCTGGACGTTTCCAATTCGCCGGGCTTGGGGCTGGGACTGCGCGGGATGCAGGAACGCGCGGAAATTTTGGGTGGAACGTTCGAACTGCAAACCACGCCCGGCGAAGGCACCTTGATTTTCGTACGCGTGCCTGCGCCGATGGAGGAGGCAATCCATGTCGAAAATTCGCGTGCTGATGGCGGATGA
- the hybB gene encoding Ni/Fe-hydrogenase cytochrome b subunit, whose amino-acid sequence MFTTTTKTQSRIALRNILLVLAGVIALAIAGVVIYTLATNQFIDLFLWFRDAAVLAYLFVFRVGLPIALLLGLGMWVERKMNPDAARDSKPLSERYPVLKRIQVPSIPARTVLAVTFIAILWIVAIGIAVARFFFGIGYTTNLSNEFPWGLWIGFDVVSGVALAAGGFVMAGTVHVFNLKAYNPIVRPAILTALLGYLLVIVGLLFDLGRWYNIWHVFYMWNIHSPMLEVAWCVILYTTVLVLEFSPMIFERFQLKWPLKVVRAITLPLVILGMCLSTLHQSSLGSLFLIVPEKINPLWYSPLMPVFFFISAVAVGLGMTIVESNLSARAFGRELESNLLKGLGRAAAVVLGIYLIAKIADLTMRGAWSALTISGFHTTLYGIEMILGVIVPMVVLATKRGRENPRVVFASGGLIVGGVILNRLNTSLLGWWAYANGGATYVPAWSEIWITVSIVSLGVVAFALAAKFLPLFTDEHEHAKV is encoded by the coding sequence ATGTTTACGACCACTACGAAAACTCAAAGCCGAATTGCCCTTCGCAACATCCTGCTCGTCTTGGCTGGCGTGATCGCGCTCGCGATTGCCGGCGTCGTCATCTACACATTGGCGACGAATCAGTTCATTGATCTGTTCTTGTGGTTCCGCGACGCGGCAGTGCTCGCGTACCTGTTCGTCTTTCGCGTCGGTTTGCCGATCGCGTTGTTGCTCGGACTCGGCATGTGGGTCGAACGCAAAATGAATCCCGATGCCGCGCGTGATAGCAAACCACTCAGCGAGCGCTACCCGGTCCTAAAGCGCATCCAGGTGCCGAGCATCCCGGCAAGGACGGTGTTGGCGGTGACGTTCATCGCCATATTGTGGATCGTCGCGATTGGCATCGCAGTGGCACGTTTTTTCTTCGGGATCGGTTATACGACGAACCTCAGCAACGAGTTTCCCTGGGGACTCTGGATCGGGTTCGACGTGGTGAGCGGTGTGGCGCTGGCGGCGGGTGGATTCGTTATGGCTGGCACGGTGCACGTGTTCAACCTGAAAGCGTACAATCCCATCGTCCGCCCTGCGATCTTGACCGCGCTGCTCGGCTACTTGCTTGTCATCGTCGGCTTACTCTTCGACCTGGGTCGCTGGTACAATATCTGGCATGTGTTCTACATGTGGAACATCCACTCGCCGATGCTCGAAGTCGCGTGGTGCGTGATTCTCTACACGACCGTGCTCGTCCTCGAGTTCAGTCCGATGATCTTTGAACGCTTCCAATTGAAATGGCCCCTCAAGGTGGTACGCGCGATCACACTGCCACTCGTGATCCTGGGCATGTGTCTCTCGACGTTGCACCAATCGTCGCTCGGCAGTCTGTTCCTGATCGTGCCGGAAAAAATCAATCCGCTGTGGTACTCGCCGTTGATGCCCGTGTTCTTCTTCATCAGCGCGGTTGCGGTCGGCTTGGGTATGACGATTGTCGAATCGAATTTGAGTGCGCGCGCGTTCGGTCGCGAATTGGAAAGCAACCTGCTCAAGGGTCTGGGACGCGCGGCGGCGGTCGTGCTCGGCATTTACCTCATCGCCAAGATCGCGGATTTGACGATGCGCGGCGCATGGTCGGCGCTCACCATTTCGGGATTCCACACCACGCTCTACGGAATCGAAATGATCCTGGGTGTCATTGTGCCAATGGTCGTGCTCGCCACAAAACGGGGTCGCGAAAATCCGCGTGTGGTGTTTGCCTCCGGCGGTTTGATCGTCGGCGGCGTGATCCTGAATCGCTTGAATACGTCGCTCCTGGGTTGGTGGGCGTATGCGAACGGCGGCGCGACCTACGTCCCAGCGTGGAGTGAAATCTGGATTACGGTCTCGATCGTGAGTTTGGGTGTGGTCGCCTTCGCACTCGCGGCAAAATTCCTGCCGCTCTTTACTGACGAACACGAACACGCCAAAGTATAG
- a CDS encoding 4Fe-4S binding protein, whose protein sequence is MSLTRRDFLKACGAGAAMLTVGANVAPQVLTGNAKTVPVYPQAGNGILIDASRCVGCRSCQNACKVANNLPTNETPVGLSATTLTFVEMKNISQDPKKPVIKPVKMQCMHCEEPSCASVCPVGAFEKTPSGAVQYDADKCIGCRYCMMACPFGAPKYNWDSASPKINKCSQSCMADGKRNTPACVQACPSRALYYGPRDELLTIARDRIAQAPDKYVHHIYGEHEVGGTAMLYLSATPFEQLGFRMDLPHEAKPNYTWNVQSKIPAVFASALALLSGIAWWTHRHEAGKLTEAPVRVTNK, encoded by the coding sequence ATGAGTCTCACTCGACGTGATTTTTTGAAAGCGTGCGGCGCGGGCGCGGCGATGTTGACCGTCGGCGCGAATGTCGCGCCGCAAGTGCTGACCGGCAATGCCAAGACCGTGCCCGTGTATCCTCAAGCCGGCAATGGCATTCTGATTGATGCATCCCGGTGCGTCGGGTGCCGCAGTTGCCAGAACGCGTGCAAGGTCGCGAACAATCTGCCGACGAATGAAACGCCGGTCGGTCTCTCGGCAACGACGCTGACGTTCGTCGAGATGAAGAACATCTCCCAGGATCCCAAGAAACCGGTCATCAAGCCGGTCAAGATGCAATGTATGCACTGCGAAGAACCGTCGTGCGCATCGGTGTGCCCGGTCGGCGCGTTCGAAAAGACGCCGAGCGGCGCGGTCCAGTACGATGCCGACAAGTGCATCGGTTGTCGCTACTGCATGATGGCGTGTCCGTTTGGCGCGCCGAAATACAACTGGGATTCCGCCAGCCCCAAGATCAACAAGTGCTCGCAAAGTTGTATGGCGGATGGCAAACGCAACACCCCGGCGTGCGTGCAAGCATGTCCCAGCCGCGCGCTCTACTATGGACCGCGTGACGAGTTGCTGACGATTGCGCGCGATCGCATCGCGCAAGCGCCGGACAAGTACGTGCACCACATCTACGGCGAGCATGAAGTCGGCGGGACCGCGATGCTGTACCTGAGCGCGACGCCGTTCGAGCAACTCGGTTTCCGGATGGATTTGCCGCACGAAGCCAAACCGAACTATACCTGGAACGTCCAATCGAAAATTCCTGCCGTGTTTGCGTCCGCGTTGGCATTATTGAGCGGCATCGCTTGGTGGACGCATCGCCATGAAGCCGGCAAGTTGACCGAAGCGCCCGTCCGCGTGACGAATAAGTAA
- a CDS encoding anaerobic glycerol-3-phosphate dehydrogenase subunit C: MHTQSWHSVSTTLDECIKCNICTSYCPVAAVTDKFPGPKYVGPQAQRFRASVQTHSPDHSVDYCSACRVCNEVCPTGVRIAEINARAKAQIVAERGIPLRNWFFGRNEILGRIGNLAPQIANLGFHNPFSRFMAEKIMGVARHAPIPHWATGGSFTTWFRRTQSARLKSDKKVVYFHGCSTNYYEPAVGQAAVMVLERNGFEVIVPPQNCCGLPMLNNGEFPAAKNLYQNNLTKLLPFADKGYPIVGTSTSCVLVLREEASEMLDLENDHTQRFKNAVWDMSEFLRDLHDRGELDTEFRDLQMVLPYHVSCQVRAHRMGRPSLDVMTLIPGLDVREGDAKCCGLAGTYGYKAEKYDIAMKVGQEAFRFVDAQAGASFVTADSEICRWQLQHGTQKKGRAPVEILAAAYGLFDLEKRQLKNP; this comes from the coding sequence ATGCATACCCAATCCTGGCATTCCGTCAGCACGACGCTCGACGAATGTATCAAGTGCAACATCTGCACATCGTACTGCCCGGTCGCGGCAGTCACGGATAAATTTCCCGGACCCAAGTACGTGGGTCCGCAAGCACAACGATTTCGCGCGAGCGTCCAAACGCACTCGCCCGATCACTCGGTAGATTATTGTTCCGCATGCCGCGTCTGCAACGAAGTGTGTCCGACCGGTGTTCGCATCGCCGAGATCAACGCGCGCGCCAAAGCGCAGATCGTCGCCGAGCGCGGCATCCCACTCCGCAACTGGTTTTTCGGACGCAACGAAATCCTGGGTCGCATCGGCAACCTCGCGCCGCAGATCGCCAACCTGGGATTTCACAATCCGTTCAGCCGGTTTATGGCGGAAAAAATCATGGGCGTCGCGCGCCACGCGCCGATTCCGCACTGGGCGACCGGCGGTAGTTTCACAACCTGGTTTCGGCGCACACAAAGCGCGCGATTGAAATCGGACAAGAAGGTCGTGTACTTTCATGGTTGCTCGACGAATTATTACGAACCCGCCGTCGGGCAAGCCGCGGTGATGGTGCTCGAACGCAACGGGTTCGAAGTGATCGTGCCCCCGCAAAATTGTTGCGGCTTGCCGATGCTGAACAATGGCGAATTTCCCGCCGCGAAAAATCTGTACCAAAACAATCTCACCAAACTTCTGCCGTTCGCGGACAAGGGCTATCCGATTGTCGGCACGAGCACGAGTTGCGTTCTGGTGTTGCGCGAAGAAGCGTCCGAAATGCTCGACCTCGAAAACGACCACACACAGCGTTTCAAAAACGCGGTCTGGGACATGTCAGAATTTTTGCGCGACCTGCACGACCGCGGTGAACTCGACACCGAGTTTCGCGATTTGCAAATGGTTCTGCCGTACCACGTCTCGTGCCAAGTGCGCGCGCATCGCATGGGCAGACCGTCACTCGACGTGATGACGTTGATCCCAGGTCTCGACGTGCGCGAGGGCGACGCGAAATGTTGTGGACTCGCCGGGACGTATGGGTACAAAGCGGAAAAGTACGATATCGCGATGAAGGTTGGACAAGAGGCGTTTCGTTTTGTAGACGCGCAAGCCGGCGCGTCGTTCGTCACCGCCGATTCCGAAATCTGCCGCTGGCAATTGCAACATGGCACGCAAAAAAAGGGACGCGCGCCAGTCGAAATTCTCGCAGCGGCGTACGGTTTGTTCGATTTGGAAAAACGCCAGTTGAAAAATCCGTAG
- the glpB gene encoding glycerol-3-phosphate dehydrogenase subunit GlpB → MTEVVIIGAGLAGLVTAYHAAKNGARVKIVAKGWGATHWSAGTIDALGYYPDEKSPAQNVFDSLDALTHAEPNHPYALIDRRAIADAFAQFAALTREIGLPYEGNATKNLWLPSPVGAARPAFIAPRAQLTGDLSRQQPMLIVGLRGMRDFYPELIAENLSKQGHAARAAFLPLDTITARHDSNTVQLASTLDDTATRAKLGGALKQLVRAGERIGLPAILGMNVHDDVIGDLRDATGADIFEIPTLPPSVPGIRLNTALNQHLQKLGVRVDVNMQVTAFHAENGRIQYVESETSGRPLKHRGDVFVLATGGILGGGVNSDHTGKTWEVVFGLPLAAPAQRTDWFRTRFIDSQGHPVFRTGVRVNRDFQPVDANGARVFENLYAAGGILAHADAIRERSLEGIAIATGTAVGKATADR, encoded by the coding sequence ATGACTGAGGTCGTCATCATCGGCGCAGGACTCGCGGGACTCGTCACCGCGTATCACGCCGCGAAAAATGGCGCGCGCGTCAAGATCGTCGCCAAGGGCTGGGGCGCAACACATTGGAGCGCGGGAACGATTGACGCACTCGGTTATTATCCCGACGAAAAATCACCGGCGCAAAACGTATTCGATTCACTCGACGCGTTGACGCACGCCGAACCGAATCATCCGTACGCACTGATTGACCGCCGCGCGATTGCCGACGCGTTCGCGCAATTCGCCGCGCTCACGCGCGAGATCGGTTTGCCGTACGAAGGCAACGCGACGAAAAATTTGTGGTTGCCTTCGCCGGTTGGCGCGGCGCGTCCGGCATTCATCGCTCCGCGCGCGCAGCTCACCGGCGATTTGAGTCGCCAACAACCAATGCTCATCGTCGGCTTGCGCGGGATGCGCGATTTTTATCCGGAACTGATCGCGGAGAATTTGAGTAAGCAAGGACACGCCGCGCGCGCGGCGTTTCTACCGCTCGACACCATCACCGCACGGCACGACAGCAACACGGTGCAACTTGCATCCACTCTCGACGATACGGCGACGCGCGCGAAACTGGGTGGCGCGCTCAAACAACTTGTCCGCGCAGGCGAACGCATCGGCTTGCCGGCGATTCTCGGCATGAACGTACACGACGACGTGATAGGAGATTTGCGAGACGCGACCGGCGCGGACATTTTCGAGATTCCAACCTTGCCGCCGAGCGTGCCAGGCATTCGCCTGAACACCGCGTTGAATCAGCACTTGCAAAAGCTGGGTGTGCGCGTGGATGTGAATATGCAAGTGACCGCGTTCCACGCAGAGAACGGGCGCATCCAGTACGTCGAAAGCGAGACGAGCGGTCGTCCGCTCAAACATCGCGGCGACGTGTTCGTGCTCGCGACCGGCGGGATTCTCGGCGGGGGCGTCAACAGCGATCACACCGGCAAAACCTGGGAGGTCGTTTTCGGATTGCCGCTCGCCGCGCCTGCACAGCGCACCGATTGGTTTCGCACGCGCTTTATTGATTCGCAAGGACATCCGGTCTTTCGCACCGGCGTCCGCGTCAATCGCGATTTTCAACCGGTGGACGCAAACGGCGCGCGCGTGTTTGAGAATCTGTACGCGGCGGGCGGCATTCTCGCGCACGCCGACGCGATCCGCGAACGCAGTCTCGAAGGCATTGCGATTGCGACCGGCACGGCAGTCGGCAAAGCGACCGCCGACCGCTGA